In one Dama dama isolate Ldn47 chromosome 5, ASM3311817v1, whole genome shotgun sequence genomic region, the following are encoded:
- the GIP gene encoding gastric inhibitory polypeptide, protein MLAMKTFSLLVVSLLLAVVLGEKEEDHSKLGFHSKASDSQPRATRYAEGTFISDYSIAMDKIRQQDFVNWLLAQKGKKSDWKHNITQREAGALELAHQSNRKEEAKEEQGSLPKNPSDEDLLKLLLIRELLAWMVDQMELCRLRFQ, encoded by the exons ATGTTGGCCATGAAGACCTTCTCCCTGCTGGTGGTGTCTCTGCTCCTGGCGGTGGTGCTGGGGGAGAAAGAAGAGGACCACTCCAAGCTGGG GTTCCACTCTAAGGCCAGTGACTCCCAGCCTCGAGCAACCAGGTATGCTGAGGGCACCTTCATCAGTGACTACAGTATCGCCATGGACAAGATCCGCCAACAAGACTTTGTGAACTGGCTACTGGCACAGAAGGGGAAGAAGAGCGA CTGGAAACACAACATCAcccagagggaggcaggggcccTAGAGCTGGCCCATCAGTCTAACAGGAAGGAGGAGGCAAAGGAGGAGCAGGG CTCCCTACCCAAGAACCCCAGTGATGAAGATTTGCTAAAGCTTTTACTGATTCGAGAGCTGCTGGCCTGGATGGTGGATCAGATGGAGCTCTGCAGGCTCAG